One window of Channa argus isolate prfri chromosome 4, Channa argus male v1.0, whole genome shotgun sequence genomic DNA carries:
- the ice2 gene encoding little elongation complex subunit 2 isoform X1: protein MELVWEDPPVPDAPFFTRDLYDKYSLAHNIRELWASLQSEETAEFKDNSCTSKKESCWESCDSDEAYADSGAEGADECHNTKKSKVTLNHLDNEACAAYPEPRLPFPCMSNLSSKDQASYLGFLMSKKKRDPPQRLKARVNNEVTQFMKYLQDVAKICADDYLFISQGAMQYSEDFFKGCLEYIKTLPQFYQIQEMTSLTGGTFNPSLMLTFEKQLLIMGNVDITDHRIVPADAQLASDYQSVSSANPPAKKAKDMNATISSDGNAEKLCSHYEPHVCLTRDALVRLLDNHGPDFDEQWELPVLVKLNPGKGKSQKKTVFIDSPLLKTEITVRQRSHVYHEESLKLSVKKNGSKNVFHLMTEIPVNEQQICQEASQRNLVSFENDGLDFEVDLTDLETFGEVKAIKTPKLLKMQNEQDAAAKSKTSTSTPHLFKDDRSSERLGNNRSSSLEEMNNSLTDMDYTTTEEATILKESVAPKAEQMKRQAAEESDEDTAFMKDSDDEKLVIDDSVSPAATPTRKSKTKTTPCSSDLPIAIVSETVPLNSELSHSQKVPRQTRQPRKSKVTGDQLGEILRMQTAMFNSANDTAKSSTVSPETNSPPQCIVRSVNPPTTSLVKSCVSSYLERNQNHSEETCFAPVATNVMREHKRILSEELQAGAEDEQDYEAPEEGNMLYKLYSLEDLLLMVRSSVSLTHTRNVGTSQNQFVPVHVLPKLEYQLSYGVECLTSSEACQLWTEALLHSSTISYIAHINAFTSKLALLRKLPDDWKQNISCGFKPSKSLNILHHLLKKLTGLGEGQYLIVHKAGEPFVTILKAAIGKVSRGAYNLQQIHSSVPHPPGSGLVPWIPVDPAVVLPFHQGNGRVPCTFPPKPFVKTARDGSSQSNSHGAGQSKTNSNTGGNMMNRKKKRAAKRNKYMKKMLKKCI from the exons ATGGAGCTAGTGTG ggaGGACCCTCCAGTTCCTGATGCTCCATTTTTTACTCGAGATCTCTACGATAAATATTCTCTTGCCCATAATATCAGAGAACTGTGGGCATCACTTCAAAG tgaagaaACTGCAGAATTCAAAGACAACAGCTGCACAAGCAAGAAAGAGTCCTGTTGGGAGAGCTGTGATAGTGATGAAGCATATGCAGACAGTGGTGCAGAAGGTGCAGATGAATGTCACAATACCAAAAAATCAAAAGTGACGTTAAACCACCTTGACAATGAAGCTTGTGCTGCTTACCCTGAACCCAGGCTGCCCTTCCCATGTATGTCTAACCTGTCCAGTAAAGACCAGGCATCATATCTTGGCTTTTTGATgagtaagaaaaaaagagatcCTCCACAG AGGTTAAAGGCACGAGTAAACAATGAAGTGACGCAGTTCATGAAGTACCTTCAAGATGTGGCCAAAATCTGTGCCGAtgactatttatttatatcacaaGGAGCAATGCAATATTCAGAG gaTTTCTTCAAGGGGTGTTTGGAGTACATTAAGACCCTACCTCAATTCTACCAGATCCAAGAGATGACTAGTTTGACAGGGGGAACATTTAATCCTTCCCTGATGCTGACCTTTGAAAAACAGCTTTTGATCATG GGCAATGTGGATATTACAGACCACAGGATAGTGCCTGCTGATGCACAGCTTGCATCGGATTATCAGAGTGTTTCATCAGCGAATCCTCCGGCAAAGAAGGCTAAGGACATGAATGCT ACAATCAGCAGTGATGGTAATGCAGAGAAGCTATGTTCCCATTATGAGCCACATGTTTGTCTGACTCGCGATGCCCTAGTCAGGCTGTTGGACAACCATGGCCCTGACTTTGATGAACAATGGGAACTGCCTGTTTTGGTCAAATTAAATCCAGGAAAAG GCAAAAGTCAGAAGAAGACTGTGTTTATTGACTCCCCCCTTCTCAAGACTGAGATTACAGTAAGACAGAGGAGTCATGTCTACCATGAGGAGAGTTTAAAGCTCTCCGTTAAGAAGAATggaagtaaaaatgtgtttcatctAATGACAGAGATTCCTGTGAATGAGCAACAAATTTGTCAG GAGGCCTCACAAAGAAATTTGGTGTCTTTTGAAAATGACGGCCTTGACTTTGAGGTGGACCTCACTGACCTGGAGACATTTGGTGAGGTGAAAGCCATTAAAACTCCCAAGCTGCTGAAAATGCAGAATGAGCAGGATGCTGCTGctaaaagtaaaacatctaCAAGTACTCCACATTTATTTAAGGATGATAGGTCCAGTGAACGTCTTGGAAATAATAGAAGCAGTTCATTAGAAGAGATGAACAACTCATTGACAGATATGGATTATACCACGACAGAGGAGGCAACAATTCTGAAGGAGTCCGTTGCACCAAAGGCTGAACAGATGAAGCGGCAGGCTGCCGAGGAAAGTGATGAGGACACAGCTTTTATGAAAGACTCTGACGATGAGAAGTTAGTCATTGATGACTCCGTGTCTCCAGCTGCAACACCTACAAGAAAGTCCAAAACTAAAACCACACCCTGTTCTTCAGACCTTCCCATTGCTATTGTCTCTGAGACGGTTCCTTTAAATTCAGAGTTGTCCCACTCTCAGAAAGTTCCAAGACAGACACGACAACCCAGGAAATCTAAGGTAACTGGGGACCAACTGGGTGAGATCTTACGAATGCAGACTGCAATGTTCAATTCCGCCAACGACACAGCCAAATCCTCCACCGTATCCCCGGAGACCAACTCTCCCCCCCAATGTATAGTACGCTCTGTTAACCCCCCTACAACATCCCTGGTGAAGTCATGTGTGTCGTCATATTTGGAGAGAAACCAGAACCACAGTGAAGAGACCTGCTTTGCACCGGTGGCCACCAATGTTATGAGAGAGCACAAAA GAATACTTTCAGAAGAACTGCAGGCTGGTGCAGAAGATGAACAGGACTATGAGGCTCCAGAAGAAGGCAACATGCTCTACAAACTTTACAGTCTGGAGGATTTGCTGCTCATGGTGCGCAGCTCTGTGTCACTGACCCATACTAGAAATGTAGGCACCAGCCAAAACCAG TTTGTGCCAGTGCATGTCTTACCCAAGCTGGAGTATCAGTTGAGCTATGGTGTTGAGTGTCTAACCAGCAGTGAGGCTTGTCAGCTGTGGACAGAGGCATTGCTCCACTCCAGCACAATTTCATACATAG CTCACATCAATGCATTTACATCAAAACTAGCTCTGCTGAGAAAGCTGCCTGATGACTGGAAACAGAACATCTCCTGTGGGTTCAA GCCATCCAAGTCACTAAATATACTGCACCACCTCCTGAAAAAGCTAACTGG GTTGGGTGAAGGACAGTACCTGATTGTGCACAAAGCGGGGGAACCATTTGTCACCATTTTAAAAGCAGCTATTGGGAAAGTAAGTCGTGGGGCATACAACCTGCAGCAGATCCACAGCTCTGTCCCACATCCCCCAGGCTCTGGTCTTGTGCCCTGGATTCCAGTTGATCCAGCTGTTGTTCTGCCCTTCCACCAGGGAAACGGCCGTGTGCCCTGCACCTTCCCACCAAAACCCTTTGTAAAG ACAGCAAGAGATGGCTCATCGCAGTCTAACAGCCACGGAGCTGGACAGTCAAAGACGAACTCAAACACAGGGGGCAACATGatgaatagaaaaaagaaacgaGCTGCCAAGCGCAACAAGTAtatgaaaaaaatgctaaagaaGTGTATTTAA
- the ice2 gene encoding little elongation complex subunit 2 isoform X2, with product MSNLSSKDQASYLGFLMSKKKRDPPQRLKARVNNEVTQFMKYLQDVAKICADDYLFISQGAMQYSEDFFKGCLEYIKTLPQFYQIQEMTSLTGGTFNPSLMLTFEKQLLIMGNVDITDHRIVPADAQLASDYQSVSSANPPAKKAKDMNATISSDGNAEKLCSHYEPHVCLTRDALVRLLDNHGPDFDEQWELPVLVKLNPGKGKSQKKTVFIDSPLLKTEITVRQRSHVYHEESLKLSVKKNGSKNVFHLMTEIPVNEQQICQEASQRNLVSFENDGLDFEVDLTDLETFGEVKAIKTPKLLKMQNEQDAAAKSKTSTSTPHLFKDDRSSERLGNNRSSSLEEMNNSLTDMDYTTTEEATILKESVAPKAEQMKRQAAEESDEDTAFMKDSDDEKLVIDDSVSPAATPTRKSKTKTTPCSSDLPIAIVSETVPLNSELSHSQKVPRQTRQPRKSKVTGDQLGEILRMQTAMFNSANDTAKSSTVSPETNSPPQCIVRSVNPPTTSLVKSCVSSYLERNQNHSEETCFAPVATNVMREHKRILSEELQAGAEDEQDYEAPEEGNMLYKLYSLEDLLLMVRSSVSLTHTRNVGTSQNQFVPVHVLPKLEYQLSYGVECLTSSEACQLWTEALLHSSTISYIAHINAFTSKLALLRKLPDDWKQNISCGFKPSKSLNILHHLLKKLTGLGEGQYLIVHKAGEPFVTILKAAIGKVSRGAYNLQQIHSSVPHPPGSGLVPWIPVDPAVVLPFHQGNGRVPCTFPPKPFVKTARDGSSQSNSHGAGQSKTNSNTGGNMMNRKKKRAAKRNKYMKKMLKKCI from the exons ATGTCTAACCTGTCCAGTAAAGACCAGGCATCATATCTTGGCTTTTTGATgagtaagaaaaaaagagatcCTCCACAG AGGTTAAAGGCACGAGTAAACAATGAAGTGACGCAGTTCATGAAGTACCTTCAAGATGTGGCCAAAATCTGTGCCGAtgactatttatttatatcacaaGGAGCAATGCAATATTCAGAG gaTTTCTTCAAGGGGTGTTTGGAGTACATTAAGACCCTACCTCAATTCTACCAGATCCAAGAGATGACTAGTTTGACAGGGGGAACATTTAATCCTTCCCTGATGCTGACCTTTGAAAAACAGCTTTTGATCATG GGCAATGTGGATATTACAGACCACAGGATAGTGCCTGCTGATGCACAGCTTGCATCGGATTATCAGAGTGTTTCATCAGCGAATCCTCCGGCAAAGAAGGCTAAGGACATGAATGCT ACAATCAGCAGTGATGGTAATGCAGAGAAGCTATGTTCCCATTATGAGCCACATGTTTGTCTGACTCGCGATGCCCTAGTCAGGCTGTTGGACAACCATGGCCCTGACTTTGATGAACAATGGGAACTGCCTGTTTTGGTCAAATTAAATCCAGGAAAAG GCAAAAGTCAGAAGAAGACTGTGTTTATTGACTCCCCCCTTCTCAAGACTGAGATTACAGTAAGACAGAGGAGTCATGTCTACCATGAGGAGAGTTTAAAGCTCTCCGTTAAGAAGAATggaagtaaaaatgtgtttcatctAATGACAGAGATTCCTGTGAATGAGCAACAAATTTGTCAG GAGGCCTCACAAAGAAATTTGGTGTCTTTTGAAAATGACGGCCTTGACTTTGAGGTGGACCTCACTGACCTGGAGACATTTGGTGAGGTGAAAGCCATTAAAACTCCCAAGCTGCTGAAAATGCAGAATGAGCAGGATGCTGCTGctaaaagtaaaacatctaCAAGTACTCCACATTTATTTAAGGATGATAGGTCCAGTGAACGTCTTGGAAATAATAGAAGCAGTTCATTAGAAGAGATGAACAACTCATTGACAGATATGGATTATACCACGACAGAGGAGGCAACAATTCTGAAGGAGTCCGTTGCACCAAAGGCTGAACAGATGAAGCGGCAGGCTGCCGAGGAAAGTGATGAGGACACAGCTTTTATGAAAGACTCTGACGATGAGAAGTTAGTCATTGATGACTCCGTGTCTCCAGCTGCAACACCTACAAGAAAGTCCAAAACTAAAACCACACCCTGTTCTTCAGACCTTCCCATTGCTATTGTCTCTGAGACGGTTCCTTTAAATTCAGAGTTGTCCCACTCTCAGAAAGTTCCAAGACAGACACGACAACCCAGGAAATCTAAGGTAACTGGGGACCAACTGGGTGAGATCTTACGAATGCAGACTGCAATGTTCAATTCCGCCAACGACACAGCCAAATCCTCCACCGTATCCCCGGAGACCAACTCTCCCCCCCAATGTATAGTACGCTCTGTTAACCCCCCTACAACATCCCTGGTGAAGTCATGTGTGTCGTCATATTTGGAGAGAAACCAGAACCACAGTGAAGAGACCTGCTTTGCACCGGTGGCCACCAATGTTATGAGAGAGCACAAAA GAATACTTTCAGAAGAACTGCAGGCTGGTGCAGAAGATGAACAGGACTATGAGGCTCCAGAAGAAGGCAACATGCTCTACAAACTTTACAGTCTGGAGGATTTGCTGCTCATGGTGCGCAGCTCTGTGTCACTGACCCATACTAGAAATGTAGGCACCAGCCAAAACCAG TTTGTGCCAGTGCATGTCTTACCCAAGCTGGAGTATCAGTTGAGCTATGGTGTTGAGTGTCTAACCAGCAGTGAGGCTTGTCAGCTGTGGACAGAGGCATTGCTCCACTCCAGCACAATTTCATACATAG CTCACATCAATGCATTTACATCAAAACTAGCTCTGCTGAGAAAGCTGCCTGATGACTGGAAACAGAACATCTCCTGTGGGTTCAA GCCATCCAAGTCACTAAATATACTGCACCACCTCCTGAAAAAGCTAACTGG GTTGGGTGAAGGACAGTACCTGATTGTGCACAAAGCGGGGGAACCATTTGTCACCATTTTAAAAGCAGCTATTGGGAAAGTAAGTCGTGGGGCATACAACCTGCAGCAGATCCACAGCTCTGTCCCACATCCCCCAGGCTCTGGTCTTGTGCCCTGGATTCCAGTTGATCCAGCTGTTGTTCTGCCCTTCCACCAGGGAAACGGCCGTGTGCCCTGCACCTTCCCACCAAAACCCTTTGTAAAG ACAGCAAGAGATGGCTCATCGCAGTCTAACAGCCACGGAGCTGGACAGTCAAAGACGAACTCAAACACAGGGGGCAACATGatgaatagaaaaaagaaacgaGCTGCCAAGCGCAACAAGTAtatgaaaaaaatgctaaagaaGTGTATTTAA
- the LOC137125296 gene encoding annexin A2-like: protein MAFVAEYLGQLSLNIGNNEPKYPTVVPVVDFNPDRDAARIETAIKTKGVDEQTIIDILTKRTYNQRRDIAFAYEKTAKKDMISALKGALSGSLETVILGLMKSTSQYDASEIRESIKGLGTDEETLIEILCSRSSEELVEIKKVYKENFKKDLEKDVAGDTSGNFAKLLLALVQTKRAEPSGIIDYEKIDDDARALYDAGVKIKGTDVPTWISIMSERSVPHLQKVFQRYKSYSPYDMQESIVKEVKGDLQKSFLVLVQCFENKQLFFAKRLNEAMKSKGAKEKIVTRIIVSRCEVDLQKICSEYKANFGQSLQKTIVEHTKGDYQKVLLGLCGPEQ, encoded by the exons ATGGCCTTTGTAGCAGAGTACTTGGGACAACTGAGTCTGAACATTGGG AACAATGAACCAAAGTACCCCACTGTGGTACCTGTTGTGGACTTTAATCCTGACAGAGACGCTGCCAGAATAGAGACTGCTATCAAAACCAAAG GAGTGGATGAGCAGACCATCATTGACATTCTTACAAAGCGCACCTATAACCAAAGGAGAGACATTGCTTTTGCTTATGAAAAGACGGCAAAGAAG GACATGATCTCAGCCCTGAAGGGAGCGCTGTCTGGCTCTCTGGAAACTGTGATCCTTGGACTGATGAAGAGCACAAGCCAGTACGATGCCTCAGAAATCAGAGAATCTATCAAG GGCTTAGGAACAGATGAAGAAACTCTGATTGAGATTCTGTGCTCACGCAGCAGTGAGGAGTTGGTGGAGATCAAAAAGGTCTACAAAGAGA ACTTCAAGAAGGACCTGGAAAAAGATGTTGCAGGGGACACGTCTGGGAACTTTGCTAAGCTGCTCTTGGCTCTGGTGCAG ACCAAAAGAGCCGAACCATCTGGTATTATAGACTATGAAAAGATAGATGACGATGCCAGA GCACTTTATGACGCTGGAGTAAAGATAAAAGGAACTGATGTGCCAACCTGGATCTCCATCATGTCTGAGAGAAGTGTACCTCACCTGCAAAAAG TGTTTCAGAGGTACAAGAGCTACAGCCCCTACGACATGCAGGAGAGTATTGTGAAAGAAGTCAAAGGAGATTTGCAGAAGTCCTTCCTGGTGCTAG TTCAGTgctttgaaaacaaacagctgttttttgCCAAGAGACTGAATGAAGCCATGAAG AGTAAAGGAGCCAAAGAGAAGATCGTGACTAGAATTATTGTATCACGCTGCGAAGTGGACCTACAGAAGATCTGCTCGGAATACAAGGCCAACTTTGGTCAGTCTCTGCAAAAAACTATTGTG GAACACACCAAGGGAGACTACCAGAAAGTTCTACTCGGCCTGTGTGGGCCCGAGCAGTGA